One Roseomonas sp. OT10 DNA window includes the following coding sequences:
- the casB gene encoding type I-E CRISPR-associated protein Cse2/CasB, translating to MTRDERILATVAWWRQLQPDPPHRAGDRGALARLRRCASVAEAMNEPATIDLARRCGVRHPDALVEVALAAAVLAHLREDRQGMTVARQVGPQNGPEALDTALMKPLRFQRMMTAVTPDERLAAMRRLVALAGGALNLRDLAGALLYWTEERRRHWTYDYWGVGQPANPRPSPNAPSPTAPDKDDAA from the coding sequence GTGACGCGCGACGAGAGGATCCTCGCCACCGTCGCCTGGTGGCGTCAGCTGCAGCCGGACCCGCCGCATCGCGCGGGCGACCGCGGCGCCCTGGCCCGACTGCGCCGCTGCGCCAGCGTGGCGGAGGCGATGAACGAGCCCGCCACCATCGACCTCGCACGCCGTTGCGGCGTCCGCCACCCCGACGCGCTGGTGGAGGTGGCCCTGGCCGCCGCCGTGCTGGCGCATCTGCGGGAGGACCGGCAGGGCATGACGGTGGCGCGGCAGGTCGGCCCGCAGAACGGGCCGGAGGCGCTGGACACCGCGCTGATGAAGCCGCTGCGCTTCCAGCGGATGATGACGGCCGTCACGCCGGACGAGCGGCTGGCCGCGATGCGCCGCCTCGTCGCGCTGGCCGGCGGCGCGCTGAACCTGCGCGATCTGGCCGGGGCGCTGCTCTACTGGACGGAGGAGCGCCGCCGCCACTGGACCTACGACTACTGGGGCGTCGGCCAGCCGGCCAACCCCCGCCCCTCCCCGAACGCGCCCTCCCCGACCGCGCCCGACAAGGACGACGCCGCATGA
- the casA gene encoding type I-E CRISPR-associated protein Cse1/CasA produces the protein MLSRVENLPFNLVAAPWLPVLRHSGTRNTIRPAQLTDRIDDDPIVALDWPRADFRVAGLEFLIGLLSTTLPPAEHNDWLDGWDTPPLPEALDAAFAPIAHAFDLDGPGPRFLQDREDLVSDSEPVERLLIESPGGSTNSKNTDLLVRRNRFSALGRPAAAMALYTFQSWAPAGGAGNRTGLRGGGPMVTLVAPGKAETLWHLLWANVLVGEAPAPEELPRVFPWLAPTLTSEGATVVVPEVNAHPLQCWWGMPRRIRLDFAEAGAPTPCDLTGVPDTLRVTGWRQRPRGANYAAWGGRHPLTPCYRLKPGSEVLPLHPQPGGVGYRHWLGLVTEGDGGLRSPAPVVAAWRRIDRRAYDVGPRTRLLAAGYDMDNMKARGFVESEMPLPGAAEPEAQDALARALVRSADAVAGLLRNAVRQALFSAGTTVKLDAELLASQRERLWERTEAAFFDALLRQGEEAEQEAMAKWLRLLRSTALSLFDEAAPLRPETSMATAAPRIAAARRRLLFALTGHGKDGVALFGTLGLPLPVPAAQRKGKAA, from the coding sequence ATGTTGTCGAGGGTCGAAAATTTGCCGTTCAATCTCGTTGCCGCCCCGTGGCTACCTGTTCTCCGCCATAGCGGAACCCGCAACACCATCCGCCCCGCGCAGCTCACCGACCGCATCGACGACGATCCCATCGTCGCACTCGACTGGCCGCGCGCCGACTTCCGGGTTGCCGGGCTGGAATTCCTGATCGGCCTGCTCTCCACCACCCTGCCGCCCGCCGAGCACAATGACTGGCTGGACGGCTGGGACACGCCGCCCCTGCCCGAGGCGCTGGACGCCGCCTTCGCGCCGATCGCCCATGCCTTCGACCTCGACGGCCCCGGCCCGCGCTTCCTGCAGGACCGCGAAGACCTCGTCTCCGACTCCGAACCCGTCGAGCGGCTGCTGATCGAGAGTCCCGGCGGCAGCACGAACAGCAAGAACACCGACCTGCTGGTGCGCCGCAACCGCTTCTCGGCCCTCGGCCGCCCGGCGGCGGCGATGGCGCTCTACACCTTCCAGTCCTGGGCACCGGCGGGCGGCGCCGGCAACCGCACGGGGCTGCGCGGCGGCGGCCCGATGGTGACGCTGGTGGCGCCGGGCAAGGCGGAGACGCTGTGGCACCTGCTCTGGGCCAATGTCCTGGTGGGCGAGGCGCCGGCGCCCGAGGAGCTGCCGCGCGTCTTCCCGTGGCTGGCACCGACCCTCACCTCCGAGGGCGCGACGGTGGTGGTGCCGGAGGTGAATGCCCATCCGCTGCAATGCTGGTGGGGCATGCCGCGCCGCATCCGCCTGGACTTCGCCGAAGCCGGAGCGCCGACGCCCTGCGACCTGACCGGCGTTCCCGACACGCTGCGCGTCACCGGATGGCGGCAGCGGCCGCGCGGGGCGAACTACGCCGCCTGGGGCGGACGCCACCCGCTGACGCCGTGCTACCGGCTCAAGCCCGGCAGCGAGGTGCTGCCCCTGCACCCACAGCCCGGCGGTGTCGGCTATCGCCACTGGCTCGGCTTGGTGACGGAGGGCGATGGCGGGCTGCGGAGCCCGGCCCCTGTCGTCGCCGCGTGGCGGCGCATCGACCGGCGTGCCTATGACGTGGGCCCGCGCACCCGCCTGCTCGCGGCCGGCTACGACATGGACAACATGAAGGCCCGCGGCTTCGTGGAAAGCGAGATGCCGCTGCCTGGCGCCGCCGAGCCGGAGGCGCAGGACGCTCTCGCCCGCGCCCTGGTGCGGTCGGCCGACGCGGTGGCGGGGCTGTTGCGGAACGCGGTGCGCCAGGCGCTGTTCTCCGCCGGCACCACGGTGAAGCTCGATGCCGAGCTGCTGGCCAGCCAGCGGGAGCGGCTGTGGGAACGCACGGAGGCCGCCTTCTTCGACGCCTTGCTGCGCCAGGGCGAGGAGGCGGAGCAGGAGGCGATGGCCAAGTGGCTGCGCCTGCTGCGCAGCACGGCGCTGAGCCTGTTCGACGAGGCGGCGCCGCTGCGCCCCGAAACCAGCATGGCCACGGCCGCCCCACGCATCGCCGCCGCGCGCCGGCGCTTGCTCTTCGCCCTGACAGGCCATGGCAAGGATGGCGTCGCGTTGTTCGGAACCCTCGGCCTGCCCCTGCCGGTGCCGGCCGCCCAGAGGAAGGGGAAAGCTGCGTGA
- a CDS encoding type II toxin-antitoxin system PemK/MazF family toxin — translation MSEFRAGHIVIADWRDAQPREANKRRPAVVVQDDGLFGPGYPAVILVPITEDAGLAIPDLSVRLEPTAENGCSKPSFAVSHFVTTTSVRRVQATPSRITPEQLATIRAQIALALGIG, via the coding sequence GTGTCCGAGTTCCGGGCCGGGCACATCGTCATCGCCGACTGGCGCGACGCCCAGCCACGGGAGGCCAACAAGCGGCGCCCGGCCGTGGTGGTGCAGGATGACGGGCTGTTCGGCCCCGGCTACCCGGCCGTGATCCTGGTGCCGATCACCGAGGATGCGGGCCTGGCCATCCCTGACCTCTCCGTCCGGCTGGAGCCCACGGCGGAGAACGGCTGCAGCAAGCCGAGCTTCGCCGTCTCGCACTTCGTGACCACCACCTCGGTGCGGCGGGTGCAGGCGACGCCATCGCGCATCACGCCGGAGCAACTCGCCACGATCCGGGCGCAGATCGCGCTTGCCCTCGGGATCGGCTGA
- a CDS encoding Uma2 family endonuclease, producing the protein MSQARHRKPSMTLTEFLAWEEQQLVRYEFDGFQPVAMTGGTAAHARIQRNLSTALDTRLRGSPCEFLGSDIKVLTARTCRYPDGMVTCTRAGDSDTAAPAPVILFEVLSRSTADDDFGAKNIEYMNLPSVRRYVLIDQKHVHATVFSRIDGQWQGRVLTDGDTLDLPEVGVELPLRELYRGLDLTAEAAEEPGASARIDEMN; encoded by the coding sequence ATGAGCCAAGCCCGCCACCGCAAGCCCAGCATGACCCTCACCGAGTTCCTCGCCTGGGAGGAGCAGCAGCTCGTCCGCTATGAGTTCGACGGCTTCCAGCCCGTCGCCATGACCGGCGGAACCGCCGCGCACGCCCGCATCCAGCGGAACCTTTCCACCGCACTCGACACCAGATTGCGGGGCTCCCCCTGCGAGTTCCTCGGCAGCGACATCAAGGTCCTGACGGCGCGGACCTGTCGCTATCCGGACGGCATGGTCACCTGCACCAGGGCCGGCGACAGCGACACGGCGGCCCCGGCACCGGTCATTCTCTTCGAGGTGCTCAGCCGCAGCACCGCCGACGACGACTTCGGCGCGAAGAACATCGAGTACATGAATCTGCCCTCCGTCCGGCGCTACGTCCTCATCGATCAGAAGCACGTCCACGCCACCGTCTTCTCGCGCATCGACGGGCAATGGCAGGGCCGCGTTCTCACCGATGGCGATACCCTCGATCTCCCAGAGGTTGGCGTGGAGCTTCCCCTGCGCGAGCTCTATCGCGGCCTGGACCTGACAGCCGAGGCAGCAGAGGAACCAGGCGCCTCCGCCAGGATCGATGAGATGAACTGA
- a CDS encoding toprim domain-containing protein — protein sequence MADRLALALDERGAVLAGMGQGRGQRDVRAAQGPRQGRDGAQASARPVQPTQAVPAPAQAVPAPAARAGAAPGRRRAPRFTEADAAADFAAALHRAGLRVAGPVEMDGRMHRVPVEGDRKGQKSGTYIGHLDGWPAGYIRNHRTGTEIRWKAERPVAQMAPAERAAFAAEAAARSAERARERHDTQERAAKMAHRLWAAAAPAKDHPYLAAKGVRAHGLRQDRRGRLLVPVRGVDGRLWGIQRVDVDGSKLFLKGARTEGGHALIGDRPKPGVPLLVAEGYATGATLHEATGLPVAVAFNAGNLAAVAKAYRAADPSRPIVIAGDNDHHLPRRAVPLPNVGKEKAEAAAIAVRGVAVLPSFLPTDRGSDWNDVARHQRHQPVAAAVRTALEHLQKMVAEKVEFTIAKSTKMQRDCRSRVKM from the coding sequence GTGGCGGATCGCCTGGCACTGGCCCTGGACGAGCGCGGGGCGGTGCTGGCGGGGATGGGGCAGGGCAGGGGCCAGAGGGACGTCCGAGCGGCCCAGGGGCCTCGCCAGGGCCGCGACGGGGCACAGGCGTCCGCACGCCCCGTGCAGCCTACCCAGGCGGTTCCTGCGCCCGCTCAGGCCGTTCCCGCGCCGGCCGCGCGAGCGGGCGCCGCTCCGGGACGGCGCAGGGCGCCGCGCTTCACCGAGGCCGACGCCGCGGCGGACTTCGCCGCGGCCCTGCACCGGGCGGGGCTGCGCGTGGCCGGGCCAGTGGAGATGGACGGACGGATGCACCGGGTTCCCGTGGAGGGGGACCGGAAGGGGCAGAAGTCGGGCACCTACATCGGGCATCTGGACGGCTGGCCGGCGGGCTACATCCGCAACCACAGGACCGGGACCGAGATCCGCTGGAAGGCCGAGCGGCCGGTCGCGCAGATGGCGCCGGCCGAGCGGGCGGCGTTCGCGGCCGAAGCAGCGGCCCGATCCGCGGAGCGGGCGCGGGAGCGCCACGACACCCAGGAGCGGGCGGCGAAGATGGCACACCGGCTGTGGGCGGCGGCGGCGCCGGCCAAGGATCATCCCTACCTCGCGGCCAAGGGGGTGCGGGCGCACGGGCTGCGGCAGGACCGGCGCGGCCGGCTGCTGGTGCCGGTGCGCGGGGTGGACGGCCGTCTCTGGGGCATCCAGCGGGTGGACGTGGACGGGTCCAAGCTGTTCCTGAAGGGCGCCAGGACCGAGGGCGGGCACGCGCTGATCGGCGACCGGCCGAAGCCGGGGGTGCCGTTGCTGGTGGCCGAGGGCTATGCCACGGGGGCGACGCTGCACGAGGCAACGGGCCTGCCGGTGGCCGTGGCCTTCAACGCCGGGAACCTGGCGGCCGTGGCGAAGGCATACCGGGCGGCCGATCCGTCGCGGCCCATCGTCATCGCCGGGGACAACGACCACCACTTGCCGAGACGGGCTGTGCCGCTGCCGAACGTGGGAAAGGAGAAGGCCGAGGCTGCCGCTATCGCAGTGAGAGGCGTTGCCGTCCTGCCGTCCTTTCTTCCAACCGACCGCGGTAGCGATTGGAATGACGTGGCGCGGCACCAGAGACATCAGCCCGTTGCCGCTGCCGTGCGAACCGCGCTGGAGCATCTACAAAAGATGGTAGCAGAAAAAGTAGAGTTCACGATCGCCAAGAGCACAAAGATGCAGCGAGATTGTCGCTCCAGGGTGAAAATGTGA
- the cas3 gene encoding CRISPR-associated helicase Cas3', giving the protein MNLSSLWGKARPHLDNQVTAHPLVAHALDVAAVAMLLPDADRLNLDRRCLGFFVSLHDIGKISRAFQAQAPAHWPASILGPVPDAVPGFPHDVMGLHLLTHTVQTELEPAFLPDAKGRRSWVNPLLQALAGHHGRPADDGIPNEAALGPLATAAAKAFVAAMRDAFRPPPLPCPGRDRAVERLGWQLAGLVTLADWIGSRQEWFPYVAPDAVDDPAGYLLNRALPQAARAIDAAGLGAAPVAPFGGVRRLFPGIDRPTPVQSWAETVALPPGPVLAVIEDLTGSGKTEAALTLAHRLLADRRADGLFLALPTMATAGAMFGRLAGAYHRLFEASAHPSLALAHGRADLDPRFRAAIAREGEAAAPDRGRSPDDPADEAAEAHCAAWLADDRRRALLAQVGVGTIDQALLSVLPVRHAALRQRGLAGKVLIVDEAHAFDPYMNRELQTLLCFHAALGGSAILLSATLPQAVRQGLADAFREGLEAPRAALSATAYPLATLVGATGIAETPCAPREGLPRRVAVTHLPDEAAAVARIVEAASAGAAVAWVRNTVDEAIAAAAALRAQGLDPMLFHARFAMVDRLRVEAEVLRRFGRDGDPAERPGVLVATQVVEQSLDLDFDLLATDLAPMDLLIQRAGRLWRHAWRGPRPVPGPELLVVSPEPAADPPVGWLRDALPGTAAVYRDPALLWRTAREVFRRGAIATPEDMRPLIEAAYDRDAPGAVPPALARAAQEAEGKAHSATGLAAQNVLDVWKGYKREHGAWDPDTNTPTRLEERETVTLRLAVVRDGKVLPYAEDADVRRAWALSEVSVVRSRVAACPVPAGLGAAAEEARKGWGRWERESPRHLLAVVGEVPSILRTGNLGSEGLGDEDCLYYTGQEGVSFKPNPRARGDDPVCGRAEVFVCIQQCSPRSRGWPR; this is encoded by the coding sequence ATGAACCTTTCATCGCTTTGGGGAAAAGCCCGGCCGCATCTCGACAATCAGGTCACCGCTCATCCGCTTGTGGCCCACGCCCTGGACGTCGCCGCCGTCGCGATGCTCCTCCCGGATGCGGATCGCCTGAATCTCGACAGGCGCTGCCTCGGCTTCTTCGTGTCCCTGCATGACATCGGGAAGATCTCGCGCGCGTTCCAGGCGCAGGCGCCTGCCCATTGGCCCGCCTCCATTCTCGGTCCTGTCCCTGATGCCGTTCCGGGCTTTCCGCACGACGTCATGGGATTGCACCTCCTTACCCACACCGTGCAGACGGAACTGGAGCCGGCCTTCCTGCCCGATGCGAAGGGGCGGCGGAGCTGGGTCAATCCCCTCCTGCAGGCCCTGGCGGGTCATCACGGCCGTCCGGCTGACGACGGCATCCCTAACGAGGCCGCACTCGGACCCTTGGCGACCGCCGCGGCGAAAGCCTTCGTCGCCGCCATGCGGGATGCCTTCCGGCCGCCGCCGCTTCCCTGCCCCGGCCGGGATCGTGCCGTGGAACGCCTGGGCTGGCAGCTCGCCGGGCTCGTCACCCTGGCGGACTGGATCGGCTCCCGGCAGGAATGGTTCCCCTATGTCGCGCCGGATGCGGTGGACGACCCGGCCGGCTACCTCCTGAACCGGGCGCTGCCGCAGGCGGCGCGGGCGATCGACGCGGCCGGGCTGGGCGCCGCCCCGGTGGCGCCCTTCGGCGGCGTGCGGCGGCTGTTCCCGGGCATCGACCGGCCCACCCCCGTCCAGTCCTGGGCGGAGACGGTGGCGCTGCCCCCCGGCCCGGTCCTGGCGGTGATCGAGGACCTGACGGGCAGCGGCAAGACGGAGGCCGCCTTGACCCTGGCGCATCGGCTCCTGGCCGACAGGAGGGCCGACGGGCTGTTCCTCGCCCTGCCCACCATGGCGACGGCGGGGGCCATGTTCGGCCGGCTGGCCGGGGCCTACCATCGGCTGTTCGAGGCGTCGGCGCATCCTTCCCTGGCCCTGGCGCATGGCCGCGCCGATCTCGACCCGCGCTTCCGTGCCGCCATCGCCCGTGAAGGGGAAGCTGCGGCGCCGGACCGCGGCCGCTCCCCGGACGACCCCGCCGACGAGGCGGCCGAGGCGCATTGCGCCGCCTGGCTGGCCGATGACCGCCGCCGCGCCCTGCTGGCGCAGGTGGGGGTGGGAACGATCGACCAGGCGCTGCTGTCCGTGCTGCCCGTGCGCCACGCGGCGCTGCGGCAGCGCGGGCTGGCCGGCAAGGTGCTGATCGTGGACGAGGCGCATGCCTTCGACCCGTACATGAACCGCGAGCTGCAGACGTTGCTTTGCTTCCACGCGGCGCTGGGCGGCTCGGCGATCCTGCTGTCGGCCACGCTGCCGCAGGCCGTGCGACAGGGGCTGGCGGATGCCTTCCGCGAGGGGCTGGAGGCGCCGCGCGCCGCGCTCTCCGCCACCGCCTATCCGCTGGCGACGCTCGTGGGCGCGACGGGCATCGCCGAGACGCCCTGCGCCCCGCGCGAGGGCCTGCCGCGCCGCGTCGCCGTGACCCACCTGCCGGACGAGGCTGCGGCGGTCGCGCGGATCGTGGAAGCCGCGTCGGCCGGCGCCGCCGTGGCCTGGGTGCGCAACACGGTGGACGAGGCGATCGCGGCCGCGGCCGCGCTGCGCGCGCAGGGCCTCGATCCGATGCTGTTCCACGCCCGCTTCGCCATGGTGGACCGCCTGCGGGTCGAGGCGGAGGTGCTGCGCCGCTTCGGCCGCGACGGCGACCCGGCCGAGCGGCCCGGCGTGCTGGTGGCGACCCAGGTGGTGGAGCAGTCGCTAGACCTCGACTTCGACCTGCTGGCGACGGACCTCGCGCCGATGGACCTGCTGATCCAGCGCGCCGGGCGGCTCTGGCGGCATGCGTGGCGCGGCCCGCGGCCGGTGCCGGGACCGGAGCTGCTGGTGGTCTCGCCCGAGCCGGCGGCGGACCCGCCCGTGGGCTGGCTGCGCGATGCCCTGCCGGGCACGGCGGCAGTGTACCGCGATCCTGCGCTGCTGTGGCGCACGGCGCGGGAGGTGTTCAGGCGCGGCGCGATCGCGACGCCCGAGGACATGCGGCCGCTGATCGAGGCGGCGTATGACCGCGACGCCCCCGGCGCCGTGCCGCCCGCCCTGGCCCGCGCGGCGCAGGAGGCGGAGGGGAAGGCGCATTCCGCGACCGGGCTGGCCGCGCAGAACGTCCTGGACGTGTGGAAGGGCTACAAGCGCGAACACGGCGCCTGGGACCCCGACACGAACACGCCGACGCGGCTGGAGGAGCGGGAGACGGTGACGCTGCGGCTCGCGGTGGTGCGGGACGGAAAGGTGCTGCCCTATGCCGAGGACGCGGACGTGCGGCGGGCCTGGGCGCTGTCGGAGGTGAGCGTCGTGCGAAGCCGCGTCGCGGCCTGCCCGGTGCCGGCGGGTCTGGGGGCGGCGGCCGAGGAGGCAAGGAAGGGGTGGGGGCGGTGGGAGCGGGAATCGCCGCGGCACCTGCTGGCAGTGGTGGGAGAAGTGCCGAGTATCCTCCGTACAGGCAACCTCGGGTCGGAAGGCCTAGGTGACGAGGACTGCTTATATTACACAGGGCAGGAGGGTGTATCGTTCAAGCCCAATCCCCGCGCTCGCGGGGATGATCCGGTGTGTGGGCGGGCAGAGGTGTTCGTTTGCATACAGCAATGTTCCCCGCGCTCGCGGGGATGGCCTCGCTAA
- the cas7e gene encoding type I-E CRISPR-associated protein Cas7/Cse4/CasC: protein MSRFLQLHLLTFFPPANLNRDDTGRPKTAVVGGATRLRLSSQALKRAWRTSEVFAAALADHMGQRTQRLGEDVLAHLKAGGMAEDKALAVARAIADVFGKVKDAKDKNPARIEQLAFVAPEERAAALALADRALAGEKVGEAEVKAAGLLRRTDTAADIALFGRMLAETPDYNREAAAQVAHAITTHRVAVEDDYYTAVDDLKRPSEDAGAGFLGEAAFGSGVFYLYLCVDTALLARNLGGDAALAATALGALAEAAATVAPRGKQNSFAAHGRAGYVLAERGDGQPRTLAGAFAAPVEPEEGRGPGGSGSDVMAASIGRLRAFRAALDKAYGSAAEASAEMVVGGEGTLAEIVAFARG from the coding sequence ATGAGCCGCTTCCTGCAGCTCCACCTCCTCACCTTCTTCCCGCCCGCCAACCTCAACCGCGACGACACCGGCCGCCCCAAGACCGCCGTGGTGGGCGGCGCCACCCGGCTGCGCCTGTCCTCCCAGGCGCTCAAGCGCGCCTGGCGCACCTCCGAGGTCTTCGCGGCGGCGCTGGCGGACCATATGGGCCAGCGGACCCAGCGCCTGGGCGAGGATGTGCTGGCGCATCTCAAGGCGGGCGGCATGGCGGAAGACAAGGCGCTGGCCGTCGCCCGCGCCATCGCGGACGTCTTCGGCAAGGTCAAGGACGCCAAGGACAAGAACCCCGCGCGGATCGAGCAGCTCGCCTTCGTCGCGCCGGAGGAGCGTGCGGCGGCACTGGCGCTGGCCGACCGCGCTCTCGCCGGGGAGAAGGTGGGCGAGGCCGAGGTCAAGGCCGCCGGCCTGCTGCGCCGCACCGACACCGCGGCCGACATCGCGCTCTTCGGCCGCATGCTGGCCGAAACCCCCGACTACAACCGCGAGGCGGCGGCGCAGGTGGCGCACGCGATCACCACCCACCGTGTCGCGGTGGAGGACGACTACTACACCGCCGTGGACGACCTGAAGCGCCCCAGCGAGGATGCGGGCGCGGGCTTCCTGGGCGAGGCCGCCTTCGGCTCGGGCGTGTTCTACCTCTACCTCTGCGTGGACACCGCGCTGCTGGCGCGCAACCTCGGCGGCGACGCGGCGCTGGCCGCCACCGCCCTGGGCGCCCTGGCCGAGGCGGCGGCGACCGTGGCGCCGCGCGGCAAGCAGAACTCCTTCGCCGCGCATGGCCGCGCCGGCTACGTGCTCGCCGAGCGCGGCGACGGCCAGCCGCGCACCCTCGCCGGCGCCTTCGCCGCCCCGGTCGAGCCGGAGGAGGGGCGCGGCCCCGGCGGATCGGGGAGCGACGTCATGGCCGCCTCGATCGGCCGGCTGCGCGCCTTCCGTGCCGCGCTCGACAAGGCCTATGGCAGCGCCGCCGAAGCCTCGGCCGAGATGGTGGTGGGCGGCGAGGGGACGCTCGCCGAGATCGTCGCCTTCGCGCGCGGCTGA
- the cas5e gene encoding type I-E CRISPR-associated protein Cas5/CasD: MPAYLTFALVAPLASFGGIAVGERRGGWDRPARSAVLGLLGACLGVEREDDAAQAALAADYGLALLCHAPGRLLPDYHTAQMPPALRNRRFATRAEELAAPGLNTVLSRRDYRSGAWHLGALWARGEAPRWSLEQLRDAMARPTFVPYLGRKSCPLGLPLAPEIATADDPTAALERRRAEGPEARLLLPRAGRRETPLRDLLADQPADPLIVLDAADAGADPRLLRVEMRRDQPRSRRRWQFDLRPEAVLRGTAS; this comes from the coding sequence GTGCCCGCCTACCTCACCTTCGCCCTCGTCGCGCCGCTGGCCTCCTTCGGCGGCATCGCGGTGGGGGAGCGGCGCGGCGGCTGGGACCGTCCGGCGCGCTCGGCCGTGCTCGGCCTGCTCGGGGCCTGCCTGGGCGTGGAGCGGGAGGACGATGCGGCCCAGGCGGCGCTGGCGGCGGATTACGGCCTCGCGCTGCTCTGCCACGCGCCCGGCCGGCTGCTGCCGGACTACCACACGGCCCAGATGCCGCCCGCGCTGCGCAACCGGCGCTTCGCGACCCGGGCGGAGGAGCTGGCCGCGCCGGGGCTGAACACCGTGCTCTCGCGCCGGGACTACCGCAGCGGCGCCTGGCACCTCGGCGCCCTCTGGGCCCGGGGAGAGGCGCCGCGCTGGTCCCTGGAGCAGTTGCGGGACGCCATGGCCCGGCCGACCTTCGTGCCCTATCTCGGCCGCAAATCCTGCCCGCTGGGCCTGCCCCTCGCCCCGGAGATCGCGACGGCGGACGACCCGACCGCCGCCCTGGAGCGTCGCCGCGCGGAGGGACCGGAGGCGCGCCTGCTTCTGCCCCGGGCGGGCCGGCGCGAGACCCCGCTGCGCGACCTGTTGGCGGACCAGCCCGCCGATCCGCTCATCGTGCTCGACGCGGCCGATGCGGGCGCCGATCCGCGCCTGCTGCGGGTGGAGATGCGGCGGGACCAGCCGCGCTCCCGCCGCCGCTGGCAGTTCGACCTGCGGCCGGAGGCCGTGCTGCGCGGGACGGCATCGTGA